The Oncorhynchus mykiss isolate Arlee chromosome 20, USDA_OmykA_1.1, whole genome shotgun sequence genome includes a region encoding these proteins:
- the LOC110498945 gene encoding uncharacterized protein LOC110498945, with protein sequence MTSEQMEPNPSLAGVDSQGNMVFRVVKPVMGIFQVSSEQTNSVGQGAYQQTMVEGLTGLQGLSNHPSMVLGDGQGQQGMGDVNQMQTQIQIPEGDTTQTQAGAPDHNHVPHVPFAEVSSLLDPNMKSSKARKYLIPYDEIKRRLEAPEKMSLRSLAAYTRVSRGPASKKTLQESLNILGLTPSTTTAVSSSFSKLTEGDTKALCNDMKDFAHDYMDFGNMAKQLIPETNTVQHWSKVIETRSHLEAMRKCFRDPVNSALFDNVTHGLGLGMLDTALDMITMVIDKQIRILSGAAATDPVDTGPPMRRIRRRHRKPRDDGNDKPLRSVGGVKGQGKGSGKGKGRGRGRKKAQLQESGTPVGVAMDTTQQQDQEHHQPEDVESSVLTLVSVGYETISSGLNATVQL encoded by the exons ATGACATCCGAGCAGATGGAACCAAATCCCAGCCTGGCGGGGGTGGACTCCCAAGGCAACATGGTGTTTAGAGTGGTTAAACCTGTCATGGGCATCTTCCAAGTCTCCTCCGAACAGACCAACTCTGTGGGACAGGGGGCTTATCAGCAGACTATGGTCGAGGGGCTGACAGGGTTACAAGGGTTATCCAACCACCCCTCCATGGTGCTGGGGGATGGACAGGGGCAGCAGGGAATGGGGGACGTGAACCAGATGCAAACCCAGATTCAGATCCCGGAAGGCGACACCACCCAGACTCAGGCTGGTGCTCCAGACCACAACCACGTACCCCATGTTCCGTTTGCTGAGGTGTCGTCTCTCCTGGACCCCAACATGAAGAGCTCCAAGGCCC GTAAGTACCTGATACCCTATGACGAGATCAAGCGTCGTCTGGAGGCTCCAGAGAAGATGTCTCTGCGTTCGCTAGCAGCCTACACCAGGGTCAGCCGCGGCCCGGCCAGCAAGAAAACGCTTCAGGAGTCTCTAAATATACTGGGCCTCACtcctagtactactactgctgtgtcctcctccttctccaagCTCACAGAGG GTGACACCAAAGCCCTGTGTAACGACATGAAGGACTTTGCCCATGACTACATGGACTTTGGAAACATGGCCAAGCAGCTTATACCAGAGACTAACACAGTTCAACACTGGTCAAAGGTCATAGAAACCAG GAGCCACCTGGAGGCGATGAGGAAGTGTTTCCGTGACCCGGTTAACAGTGCGTTGTTCGACAACGTGACTCACGGCCTGGGCCTCGGGATGCTCGACACCGCCCTAGACATGATCACCATGGTGATTGACAAACAGATTCGCATCCTGTCCGGCGCAGCTGCAACCGATCCCGTCGACACCGGTCCTCCAATGAGACGCATCCGCCGCCGCCACCGCAAGCCCCGAGATGACGGCAACGACAAACCGCTCAGGTCAGTGGGCGGGGTTAAAGGTCAAGGGAAAGGATCGGGGAAGGGCAAAGGGAGGGGCCGAGGCAGGAAGAAGGCGCAGCTGCAGGAGTCCGGAACCCCGGTTGGTGTTGCCATGGatacaacccagcagcaggatcaAGAGCATCATCAGCCAGAGGACGTGGAGAGCAGTGTTCTAACACTTGTCTCCGTCGGTTACGAGACCATATCCAGTGGCCTCAACGCCACGGTACAGCTCTGA